Part of the Microbacterium immunditiarum genome is shown below.
GCCGGCATCTCGACGCCGAACTGGTCGCTCGCGACTGCCGGACGGAGAACGACGTTCTGGAAGCAGTGCGGGAGGTGCGGCCGGACGGCATCATCGTCCAGTGGGCGCCGATCACAGACGCCGTACTAGCCGAGGCACCCGGCTGCCGGATCGTCAGTCGGATCGGGATCGGCCTCGACATGGTCGATCTCGAGGCAGCCGCGCGACGCGGCGTGCTGGTGAAGAACGTCCCCCACTACTGCACCGAAGAGGTGGCGACCCACGCAGTCGCGATGGGCCTCGCGCTCTGGCGCCAACTTCCCAGACTTGACCACGAGTTGCGTATGGGCACTTGGAACGCCGTTGGAGCAGCGGACGACATTAGGCGCTTATCAGAATCAACGGTCGGATTGATCGGAATGGGGAGAATCGGAAGATTGGTGGCGGACGCGTACGCAGCCTGGGGCGCTCGCGTGATCGTGGCGGACCCGTTGGTCGGAGACGATGCGTATGAACGCGTCGCACTCTCGACGATCGCAGCTGAGGCTGACCTGATTTCGATCCACGCTCCGTTAGTCCCGGAGACCCACCACATCGTCGACGCTGCCTTCCTGAGCACTACGGTGAAGCGACCTGTTCTTGTCAATGTGAGCAGGGGAGCGCTTGTGGACACTTTGGCCGCAGCAGTAGCCGTCAATGACGGCGTACTTTCCGGGCTCGGGCTGGATGTCTTCGAGTCCGAGCCGCTTCCTGCCGATCACCCAGTTCGCCGGACGCCCAACACTCTCATCTCTCCGCATGCGGCATGGTCCTCGGTCACGGCGCTCCCAGAGCTGCGTCGAATGGCCGCGCTGAACGTCGTTGAAGCGTTGAGCGGGGCCTAAGCGTGCGCGCCCCATGCCGTCTAGCCCTGAACGGAGACTGGCACCGTCCCGCGACAGTGGAAGTCGCGCGAGACGGGGCGATCGTGACTGCCCGGGGAGTGCGCTTGCTTGCCTGCTCTCCAATGCGATAGATCGAATAGAACATCAGCAGTCGCGGACCTCGGCCCCGTGGTCGAGCTCTAGCGTGCTGTCGCGACCCAACTTCAGCTCGTCGCCGACTTACTCACTTCGAGTGTGTCCCTTCAGGCGGGATCGTGCCTACTGAGCATTGGGTACACTTCCAGCGGATGATCCTCGATCTCGAAGTAGGGGACAAGACGCAAACCGGGCATTCCCGGAATCGGGAAGCTAATCAGGTCGCGCTCCTTTGTCGCCTCAATCGACTCGATCGCGTTGTCGATACTTATAGGTAGCGCCGAAGATTCGTCGGCGAAACCAGTCAACGCAAGCAGGAGCGGGCCGAAGAAGAAGGCGGCGCGATCGCAACCTGGAGCCTGATCGATGCCCTCGTACGGCGCAATACGAAGACGTGGCGCGAGGTCGAATACAAGGCTGTCA
Proteins encoded:
- a CDS encoding C-terminal binding protein yields the protein MTHRILLTDLDLGTPELERDLISRHLDAELVARDCRTENDVLEAVREVRPDGIIVQWAPITDAVLAEAPGCRIVSRIGIGLDMVDLEAAARRGVLVKNVPHYCTEEVATHAVAMGLALWRQLPRLDHELRMGTWNAVGAADDIRRLSESTVGLIGMGRIGRLVADAYAAWGARVIVADPLVGDDAYERVALSTIAAEADLISIHAPLVPETHHIVDAAFLSTTVKRPVLVNVSRGALVDTLAAAVAVNDGVLSGLGLDVFESEPLPADHPVRRTPNTLISPHAAWSSVTALPELRRMAALNVVEALSGA